In Clostridium thermosuccinogenes, the genomic stretch AAGATGTCCGTAAGGGTAAAGGGCTGAAGGAAGAATATGAACAGGTTATGAGGGAGAACAATATACCCGAATGGTATATCGAATCCTGCAAAAAAATAAAATACATGTTTCCGAAGGCGCATGCTGCTGCATATGTCATGATGGCTTTCAGAATTGCATGGTTCAAGGTGTATTATCCTGAAGCCTTTTATGCGACATATTTTACCGTGTCTGTCGACGATTTTGATGCTGATATAATGACCCGTGGACAGGATAAGGTCAGGAACAAGCTTAAGGAGTTGGAAAGAAAGCTGAAGGAAAACACCATATCGCCCAAGGAAAAAAGCATGATAACAATGCTGGAAATAGTAAATGAGATGTACGCCAGAGGTATAAAGCTGCTGCCCGTAGACCTGTACAAATCCGATGCAGTCAAATTCCAGGTGACGGAAAACGGCATAAGACCTCCCTTTATAGCCCTCCAGGGCTTGGGAGAGGCAGCGGCGCGAAGCATAGCCGAAGCCCGCGCCCAGGGTGAGTTTTTGTCAATAGATGACCTTAAGATAAGGGGCAAAGTGGGTAAAGGAGTGCTGGAGATACTGCAGAACCACGGATGCCTGGAAGGGTTGCCGGAAAGCAACCAGTTGAGTTTCTTTTAGCGAAAAGGCTCTCTACTCATGAAAATTTGTATAATAAATTGTTGATAATTGTAAACAATAATGATATAATATAGTCGTTGTGTTATTCAAATAGCATTTATTTCAAAGAGTGGGCGTAACCCACTCTTTCGCATTATTTGTATATGACGCTGTTTGAGGCATAGAGTTACTGGAGGATTATATGGTTAAGAAGAATATCGAAGAGCTGGTTACTGAAATTGTTTTACCCATAACTGAAAAGCATAAGTTTGAACTGGTGGATGTGGAGTATATAAAAGAAGGGCCTTACTGGTATCTGAGGATATATATCGATAAGCCCGGGGGTATTACAATTGATGATTGCCAGCTGATAAGCGAAGAAATTGATCCTATTCTTGATAAAAAGAATTTTATAGAGCAGAGCTATTTTCTTGAGGTATCCTCACCAGGCTTGGAACGGCCTTTAAGAAAGGACAAGGATTTTGAAAAGTTTAAGGGCGAGCCTGTGGAAGTGAAGCTTTTTGCTCCCATCGATGGGAAAAAGGTTTTTGAAGGGGAACTCGTGGGACTGATAGATAACAAAATAGTAATTAAAAAAGATACAGCCGAGACTGTTGAGTTTGATAGAGATAAGGTTTCCTCTGTAAGACGGATTATTAAGTTTTAGTAAAAATCATTTAGGGAGGTTGTAGGAAAAAATGAGTGCAGAGTTAATCCATGCATTGGAGCAGTTGGAAAAGGAAAAGGGTATTAATAAGGAGACTTTGATCAGTGCTATAGAGGCAGCACTGATAACAGCATATAAGAAGAACTTCGGATCGACCCAGAATGTGAGAGTCAGCATTGACAGCAAAACGGGCGATGTGAAGGTTTTTGCACTTAAAAGAGTTACCAGCAATCCTCAAAATGATCAGGCTGAAATTTCACTGGAGGAAGCCAAGAAAATTGATGCAAAACTTGAGGAAGATGATATCGCAGAAGTCGAGGTAACCCCAAGAAAGTTCGGACGTATAGCAGCTCAGACAGCAAAGCAGGTAGTGGTGCAGAGAATAAGGGAAGCTGAAAGAGGAATAATATTCGACGAATTTTATAATAGAGAAAATGATATAGTAACGGGAATTATACAGAGAATAGAGAAGAAAAATGTTATAATAGACCTTGGAAAAGCCGAAGCCCTTTTGGTACCGGCCGAACAGACTCCAGGCGAAGAATATAAGTTCAATACCAGGATAAAAGCCTATATAATTGAAGTTAAAAAGACGACAAAAGGACCTCAGATCCTGGTTTCAAGGACTCATCCCGGTTTGGTGAAGAGGCTGTTTGAACTGGAGGTTCCTGAGATTCATGACGGAACGGTGGAAATAAAGAATATTTCCCGGGAGCCTGGTTCCAGAACAAAAATTGCAGTATACTCCAAAGACAGCGATGTAGACCCGGTAGGGGCATGTGTCGGGCAGAAGGGTACGCGTGTTCAGGCTATTGTAAATGAACTTAGGGGCGAGAAAATTGATATAATAAAGTGGAGCACCAACCCTGAAGAGTTTATTTCCAACAGCTTGAGCCCGGCTAAGGTGATTAGGGTGGATATAAACGAAGAGGAAAAAACAGCCAAGGTAACAGTGCCGGATTACCAGCTTTCCCTCGCCATAGGCAAGGAAGGGCAGAATGTTCGCCTGGCAGCAAAGCTGACCGGATGGAAGATTGATATTAAGAGCGAGTCCCAGCTGCGGACAACGATAGAGCAGGGTCTGTTGAATTATGACGACAGCTATGTGCAGGATGAGGATGAGTTTTCTGAAAATTAAAATGATTGAGGTGTTAAGGTGGTAAAGCAGAAGAAGATTCCTATGAGAATGTGCCTCGGGTGCCAGGAGATGAAACCCAAACGGGAATTGATCAGAGTGGTCAAAAATAAGGAAAATGAGATTTCGATAGATTTCACCGGCAAGAAACCCGGAAGAGGTGCTTATATTTGCAGGAACTTGGCCTGCTTTGAAAAGGCAAGGAAAGGGAAACGGCTGGAGAGAGCTTTTGAGGCTCCCATCAGTGAAGAAATTTACGAAGCCTTACACAAACAACTGGAGGAAGATAATGGCCAATAGGATTTACTCCTTCATTGGGCTGGCTCAGAAAGCCGGTAAGCTGGTATCCGGAGAATTTGCATGTGAGAAAGCTGTAAAACAGGGCAAGGCATATCTGGTTATTGTAGCCGAAGATGCTTCGGATAATACGAAGAAAATGTTCAAGGATATGTGCGAGTTCAGGAAAGTACCGATACGATTTTTTGGAGCCAAGAGCTTACTGGGAAGTTGCATAGGAAAGGGGACAAGAGCAGTAATAGTGATTTTAGGGGATGGTTTTTCTAATAAGTTAATGAAGTTGATGGATGACACGGATGCACAAAATGGGGGTGAGTAGTATGGAAAAATATAGAGTTTACGAATTGGCTAAGGAATTAAACACAACAAGTAAGCGCTTGATGGAGAAATTGGCTGAAATTAATATTGTAGTCAAGAATCACATGAGCCTTTTGGACGAAAAAGAGTTGGATGCTTTATATAACCATATTGGTGTGATTAGACGCGATGATACTAAAAAGGCTGATGTCGAGGAAAGAAAAACTCCTCCAGCGGTGCAGCCCAAAGCTGAAACTGCAAGAGACGTTAAAAATGCACCAAGGATTATTAGAAAAACTGAAATAATAATCGATTCAAATAACGATGGAAAAGATGAAAATTCGGATCTCAGGAATGCAAAAAAAGGTTTTGGCAAATATCAGGATAGATCAGAGCAAAAGAAGCATGGAATTATAAGAACAGCCGATTCCAATTCAGGGTTAAGGCCTGGATTTATTCGGGATACCAGACCGGTTTATCAGAAGGGTGTCAAACCTATGACAAAAAGCGAGGATAAAAAAGAGCCTGCTAAAACAGCGGCAAAAGAACTTGATAAGGTATCAGCCAAGGATTTGGTGAAGGAGCCTGTAAAGGAACCGGCCAAAGACGCAGCAAAAGAAACGGTCAAAGAAGTGGCCAATGCCCCTGTCAATGCACCGGATAAAAAGACTGTAAAGGAAGCTGAGAAAGAACAGCCCAAGATGGAAATCAAGCAGGAGGGGAAGGCTGAAGTTCAGACCGTTCCAGAAACTCAAACTGCCGAGGATGCAAAGGCAGTAGTAAAGGAAGAGCAAAAATCTGCCGTGAATATTACACAGGAACAGAAAATAATTAAGAAAGATGAGAAGATAGAGCAAAATATGGTATCAACCAATATTAAAGAAATGGAAACCACGAAGACGATAACAGATAATTCTTCTAAAACCGATGGTAATATAGCAGAAGGCCCAAGGAACTCCGATGTTCCCGCTGTTGAAACACAGCAGAGTGAAGCTTCCAAAGGAAAGCCGGATCAGAAAGCGAAGGACAGCTACAAGAATCAGAATGATCATCGGAAAAATGACGGGCCGAAAGGCCAGGCCGAGCAAAAACAGGGTGCCCACAAGCAGGGTGAGCATTCCAAAGGTCAGGGTAATAAACCTCATAATAATTTCAGAGGACAGAACGACCAGCAGAAGGATGCCAACAAGAGCCAGGCTGATCAGCAGCAGAGGGATAGTCAAAAAGGCCAGCAGAGCAAACAATATAACAACCGTCAGCAAGGCGGAAATAGAGGCCAAAACGATCTGCAGGCAAATAACTTTGACAAGCAAGGCTCAAGGCCGGCTGCCAATAGAAATACAGGCGCGCAGCGTTCTGCTTCCAGACCACTGGAAATACCAAAGCCAGATATGACACTGGTTCAGAATGAGGAAATTAACTCGCAGCGCAATGAATCAAGGCGTGAATACCAGAACAAGGATGCGGATAAGGGCGCTAAACGGGAACAGAAGAGAGAGCTT encodes the following:
- a CDS encoding L7Ae/L30e/S12e/Gadd45 family ribosomal protein; protein product: MANRIYSFIGLAQKAGKLVSGEFACEKAVKQGKAYLVIVAEDASDNTKKMFKDMCEFRKVPIRFFGAKSLLGSCIGKGTRAVIVILGDGFSNKLMKLMDDTDAQNGGE
- the nusA gene encoding transcription termination factor NusA produces the protein MSAELIHALEQLEKEKGINKETLISAIEAALITAYKKNFGSTQNVRVSIDSKTGDVKVFALKRVTSNPQNDQAEISLEEAKKIDAKLEEDDIAEVEVTPRKFGRIAAQTAKQVVVQRIREAERGIIFDEFYNRENDIVTGIIQRIEKKNVIIDLGKAEALLVPAEQTPGEEYKFNTRIKAYIIEVKKTTKGPQILVSRTHPGLVKRLFELEVPEIHDGTVEIKNISREPGSRTKIAVYSKDSDVDPVGACVGQKGTRVQAIVNELRGEKIDIIKWSTNPEEFISNSLSPAKVIRVDINEEEKTAKVTVPDYQLSLAIGKEGQNVRLAAKLTGWKIDIKSESQLRTTIEQGLLNYDDSYVQDEDEFSEN
- the rnpM gene encoding RNase P modulator RnpM, yielding MRMCLGCQEMKPKRELIRVVKNKENEISIDFTGKKPGRGAYICRNLACFEKARKGKRLERAFEAPISEEIYEALHKQLEEDNGQ
- the rimP gene encoding ribosome maturation factor RimP, with protein sequence MVKKNIEELVTEIVLPITEKHKFELVDVEYIKEGPYWYLRIYIDKPGGITIDDCQLISEEIDPILDKKNFIEQSYFLEVSSPGLERPLRKDKDFEKFKGEPVEVKLFAPIDGKKVFEGELVGLIDNKIVIKKDTAETVEFDRDKVSSVRRIIKF